Proteins encoded within one genomic window of Vanrija pseudolonga chromosome 3, complete sequence:
- the DR_0705 gene encoding putative protein → MLFGLVLLVLIPLAIGLGVGLDPRRHRSKSAWTATPSETATTVIPGRLWRPLIVLSQPIVASDVPTITPDVDVYDVDLFDTPPETIAALHARGKHVVCYFSAGSYEAWRTDAARFDKGDLGSALRGWQGENWVKTGSPTVRAVMISRIQLAVSKGCDAIDPDNVDAYNNANGLGLTTADAIDFVKFLASTAAGYNMSIGLKNAGDIIPSVLSSVDFSVNEQCAEYKECDKYAAFVKAGKPVFHIEYPGDAPNPSSSELDAACNSSGTKGFSTVIKKMSLDKWVQYCNDQKAN, encoded by the exons ATGCTCTTCggtctcgtcctcctcgtcctcattCCCCTCGCGattggcctcggcgtgggtCTGGACCCCCGGCGTCACCGCTCGAAGTCGGCATGGACAGCAACCCCGTCTGAGACAGCGACAACGGTGATCCCCGGCCGCCTTTGGCGGCCCCTG ATCGTTCTCA GTCAGCCAATTGTTGCCAGCGACGTCCCGACTATCACTCCTGATGTCGACGTctacgacgtcgacctctTCGATACGCCGCCTGAGACCATTGCCGCGCTGCATGCCCGCGGCAAGCACGTCGTGTGCTACTTTTCCGCAGGCTCATATGAGGCCTGGCGCACCGACGCGGCCAGGTTTGACAAGGGCGACCTCGGAAGCGCACTCAGGGGCTGGCAGGGCGAGAACTGGGTCAAGACCGGCAGCCCGACGGTGCGCGCCGTCATGATCAGCCGTATCCAGCTCGCCGTGAGCAAGGGCTGCGACGCCATCGACCCGGACAACGTCGACGCCTAT aACAATGCTAATGGGCTCGGACTCACCACTGCCGACGCTATAGACTTTGTCAAGTTCctcgccagcaccgccgcgggCTACAATATGTCGATCGGGCTCAAGAACGCCGGCGATATCATCCCTAGCGTGCTCTCTTCCGTCGACTTCTCGGTCAACGAGCAGTGCGCCGAGTACAAAGAGTGTGATAAGTACGCTGCGTTTgtcaaggccggcaagcCCGTCTTCCACATCGAGTATCCTGGCGATGCTCCCAATCCTTCCAgctccgagctcgacgctgccTGCAACTCGTCTGGCACCAAGGGCTTCAGCACTGTCATCAAGAAGATGAGCCTCGACAAGTGGGTTCAGTACTGCAACGACCAGAAGGCAAACTAG
- the Nefh_1 gene encoding Neurofilament heavy polypeptide — protein sequence MAAVALGAGAEDEAAEEAETEADADAEAETEPVAEADDESVTEAEADAEAVAEALAEAESKAEAEPVVEADAEAEEEAEAESDDDADAEAEAEAESEAEADEEAVAEAEAEAESEAEAEAEADAEAEGEAEAEAEAESEAEAEAEAESEAEAEAEAEAEAEAEAEAETAAESVADADDDADAESEAEAEAEADAEAEAESEADADDDADADAESVTEADADAEADDESDAEDDADADADDDAESVTEGDTEAEGDAESDAETDGEAEAESEADAEGEGDTESDADADTEVGVAEDAESDDEADDDETADDEATSDEATADDEVTVEEAESDETDAEDEAESEGVADDEDEAESEGAADDDETASDDTEEDEDAPTEEDEAVEDEVTTEDDDDDDEAAEGEAVADDEEEADVDDARATDDEGAALEVGETDVLLEAEAEELELEEDEELLDAEDAEDDELEEDLLDDVEVDLLDGVEVDLLDEVEVDLLDDVGVDLVDLVDDVKVTFTDDDEVVFGCPGRREFHFPGLKMWLIFLSRPWPLPWQLPWPWPPPWFCATAALPRTASTARKCTRMVCCWARQTPIAPATCGFCEVDTTS from the coding sequence atggcggcggtggcgctgggggcgggggcagaggacgaggcggcggaggaggcggagacggaggcggacgcggacgcaGAAGCCGAAACCGAGCcagtggcggaggcggacgacgagtcggtaacagaggcagaggcagacgccgaggccgtagCCGAGGCactggcggaggcggagtCCAAAGCGGAAGCTGAGCCCGtagtcgaggccgacgccgaggccgaagaggaGGCTGAGGCAGAGTCAgatgacgacgccgacgcggaaGCAGAAGCGGAGGCCGAGTccgaagccgaggccgacgaggaagcAGTGGCGGAGGcagaagccgaagccgagtccgaggcagaggcagaaGCAGAGGCAGATGCGGAGGCTGAAGGAGAGGCCGAAGCAGAGGCCGAAGCAGAGTCCGAAGCCGaagcggaggcggaggcagagtccgaggccgaggccgaggccgaagctGAAGCTGAAGCAGAGGCAGAAGCAGAAGCAGAAACGGCAGCAGAGTCGGTTGCCGACGCagacgatgacgccgacgccgagtccgagGCTGAAGCCGAAGCGGAGGCAGATGCAGAGGCAGAAGCCGAGTCggaggccgacgcggacgatgacgccgacgccgacgcggagtCTGTCACtgaagccgacgccgatgccgaagccgacgacgagtcaGACgcggaagacgacgccgacgccgacgctgacgacgacgccgagtcggtcaCTGAAGGTGATACCGAAGCcgaaggcgacgccgagtcaGATGCGGagacggacggcgaggcggaggcagAGTCGGAGGCCGACGCAGAGGGAGAAGGAGACACCGAGTcagacgccgacgccgacacaGAGGTGGGGGTGGCCGAAGACGCCGAGTCGGATGACGAAGCCGACGATGACGAAACTGCGGACGACGAAGCAACGTCGGACGAGGCAAccgccgatgacgaggtcACGGTAGAGGAAGCAGAGTCCGACGAAAcagacgccgaggacgaagcAGAGTCGGAGGGAgtagccgacgacgaggacgaggcagagTCGGAGGgagcagccgacgacgacgaaacCGCATCGGACGACACAGAAGAGGACGAAGACGCACCAACAGAAGAGGATGAagccgtcgaggacgaagTAACaaccgaggacgacgacgacgacgacgaggcagcagAAGGCGAGGCAGTggctgacgacgaggaggaggcggacgtcgacgacgccagggCCACTGACGACGAAGGAGCGGCGCTCGAAGTCGGGGAAACCGACGTGCTCTTAgaggccgaagccgaggagctggagctcGAAGAAGACGAAGAGCTCTTAGACGCGGAAGACgcggaagacgacgagctcgaagaagacttgctcgacgacgtcgaggtagacttgctcgacggcgtcgaggtcgacttgCTCGACgaagtcgaggtcgacttgCTTGATGACGTCGGGGTCGACTTGGTCGACttggtcgacgacgtcaaggtAACGttcaccgacgacgatgaggtgGTCTTTGGTTGTCCGGGGAGGCGAGAGTTCCACTTCCCCGGGTTAAAAATGTGGCTGATTTtcttgtcgaggccgtggcCATTGCCGTGGCAATTaccgtggccgtggccgccgccgtggttTTGTGCGACAGCTGCGCTGCCAAGGacagcgagcacggcgaggaagTGCACACGCATGGTTTGCTGCTGGGCACGTCAGACTCCCATTGCACCTGCCACTTGCGGGTTCTGCGAGGTCGATACTACGTCGTAG
- the olpB_0 gene encoding Cell surface glycoprotein 1 — MRVHFLAVLAVLGSAAVAQNHGGGHGHGNCHGNGHGLDKKISHIFNPGKWNSRLPGQPKTTSSSSVNVTLTSSTKSTKSTPTSSSKSTSTSSSKSTSTPSSKSTSTSSSKSSSSSSSSASSASKSSSSSSSSSSSASASKSTSVSPTSSAAPSSSVALASSTSASSSSSATASPSAASSSSSSSSVVTSSSTASSSSVGASSSSSVSSDAVSSSSAAPSDSASSSSSATPSDSASSSASVSSDSASSTVTSSSAVASSDVASSSAVSSSSASSSDSASSATPTSVSASASDSVSPSPSASASDSASASPSVSASDSASPSASVSPSVTDSASSSASASASSSASDSSSASASASASVTDSASASASSSASASDSASASASASASASASDSASASSSASATDSAAVSASASASASASASASASASDSASASASASDSASASASASPSASASASASASASDSASASASATASSSASASDSASASASASASSSDSASASSSASASASTTGSASALDSASASASATASASASASVTDSSSASATGSVSASASASASVSASSAASSSAPAPSATAAIPGATVDQKILILARDATGIQAGTNGLQGYAIPYEGIIIPQAGAALPVLNDTPTHGRYSGIIIMDALAYQYATGWNSAVTTDQWNAIFNYQVAFNVRMVRINEFPGVNFGVSLAGGGCCNAGVEQPVSLVDTSDYPSANIKAGVTVSSEGLWHYPAVITDAVGTKAVAMYGPSSDGTFTTNTVAAVINTVGTRQTWVWFTSWAPQWSPACAFLQHAHVNWLTRGVFVGKRKLHLSPQIDDLELATDIYSPNGTTFRIRPADLDGHVAWQVDLNSRLPAGSSFRLELGHNGNGDIDKVTNPSGGAGVCVPDYPIYTNDVADTPLEWVKPIGTGVDAWPVEFTTYGWSKQCALLDPLTAWYQTTANRDAFAHVSHTFTHLELNNATYHDAAREIQFNQAWLAQTGIAAGRFSPHGLIPPAITGLHNGDVIKAWLDNGITHVVGDNTRPLLRNPSSVYWPLISTVAANGYEGLVISPRYATFIYYNCDTFDCDVAEWHALTGATGTYQDMLRITKTENTNYLFNLQADPYMFHQANMRLIDAATYTVGPKTGRMSLVQLWVETVAQELARLTNWPITSLTHDQNAQYFLDRMALDGCNPSATYTLSADGNHITQIVVTANGNTCSVPIPVTIPSGSASASGSSITVDQVGSEPPIQWVTLNGSPVTLTFSTPIAI; from the exons ATGCGTGTGCActtcctcgccgtgctcgctgtCCTTGGCAGCGCAGCTGTCGCACAAaaccacggcggcggccacggccacggtAATTGCCACGGCAATGgccacggcctcgacaagaAAATCAGCCACATTTTTAACCCGGGGAAGTGGAACTCTCGCCTCCCCGGACAACCAAAGACcacctcatcgtcgtcggtgaaCGTTaccttgacgtcgtcgaccaaGTCGACCAAGTCGACCCCGACGTCATCAAGcaagtcgacctcgacttcGTCGAGcaagtcgacctcgacgccgtcgagcaagtctacctcgacgtcgtcgagcaagtcttcttcgagctcgtcgtcttccgcGTCTTCCGCGTCTAAGAGCTCTTCGTCTTCTTCgagctccagctcctcggcttcggcctcTAAGAGCACGTCGGTTTCCCCGACTTCGAGCGCCGCTCCTTCGTCGTCAGTGGccctggcgtcgtcgacgtccgcctcctcctcgtcgtcagccACTGCCTCGCCTTctgctgcctcgtcgtcgtcgtcgtcgtcctcggttGTTActtcgtcctcgacggctTCATCCTCTTCTGTTGGTGCGTCTTCGTCCTCTTCTGTGTCGTCCGATGCGgtttcgtcgtcgtcggctgctcCCTCCGActctgcctcgtcctcgtcgtcggctacTCCCTCCGACTCTgcttcgtcctcggcgtctgTTTCGTCGGACTCTGCTTCCTCTACCGTgacctcgtcatcggcggTTGCCTCGTCCGACGTTGCTTCGTCGTCCGCAGTTTCGTCATCGTCGGCTTCGTCATCCGACTCGGCGTCTTCGGCCACCCCCACCTCtgtgtcggcgtcggcgtctgACTCGGTGTCTCCTTCTCCCTCTGCGTCGGCCTCCGACTctgcctccgcctcgccgtccgtctCCGCATCtgactcggcgtcgccttcgGCTTCGGTATCACCTTCAGtgaccgactcggcgtcgtcgtcagcgtcggcgtcggcgtcgtcttccgcGTCtgactcgtcgtcggcttcggcatcggcgtcggcttcaGTGACAGactccgcgtcggcgtcggcgtcatcgtccgcgtcggcctccGACTCGGCTTCTGCCTCTGCATCTGCCTCCGCTTCGGCTTCAGCctcggactcggcgtcggcgtcatcgtctGCGTCGGCAACCGACTCTGCTGCCGTTTCTGCTTCTGCTTCTGCCTCTGCTTCAGCTTCagcttcggcctcggcctcggcctcggactctgcctccgcctccgcttCGGCTTCGGACTCTGCTTCGGCCTCTGCTTCGGCCTCTCCTTCAGCCTCCGCATCTGCCTCTGCttctgcctctgcctcggactcggcttcggcttctgCCTCCGCCACTgcttcctcgtcggcctcggcttcggACTCGGCCTCCGCTTCTGCttccgcgtcggcgtcgtcatcTGACTCTGCCTCAGCCtcctcttcggcctcggcgtcggcctcgactaCGGGCTCAGCTTCCGCTTTGGactccgcctccgccagtGCCTCGGctacggcctcggcgtctgcctctgcctctgttaccgactcgtcgtccgcctccgccactgGCTCGGTTTCGGCTTCtgcgtccgcgtccgcctccgtctccgcctcctccgccgcctcgtcctctgcccccgcccccagcgccaccgccgccattcCTGGCGCCACTGTCGACCAGAAGATCCTGATCCTTGCCCGTGATGCCACTGGCATCCAGGCCGGAACCAACGGTCTCCAGGGCTACGCCATCCCCTACGAGGGCATCATCATCCCCCAGGCCGGTGCTGCGCTCCCCGTGCTCAAcgacacccccacccacggcCGCTACTCGGGTATCATCATCATGGACGCCCTCGCCTACCAATACGCCACCGGCTGGAACTCGGCCGTCACCACCGACCAGTGGAACGCCATTTTCAACTACCAGGTCGCTTTCAATGTTCGCATGGTCCGTATCAACGAGTTCCCCGGCGTCAACTTTGGTGTCTCCCTTGCCGGCGGTGGATGCTGCaatgccggcgtcgagcagcccGTCAGCCTCGTCGACACCTCCGACTACCCCTCGGCCAACATCAAGGC GGGTGTTACTGTCTCGTCGGAGGGTCTCTGGCACTACCCTGCCGTGATCACGGATGCTGTTGGCACCAAGGCTGTGGCCATGTACGGCCCCTCGTCTGACGGCACCTTCACCACCAACacggtcgccgccgtcatcaacACTGTTGGCACTCGTCAGACCTGGGTCTGGTTCACCAGCTGGGCTCCTCAGTGGtcgcctgcctgcgcctTCCTCCAGCACGCCCACGTTAACTGGCTCACTCGCGGTGTGTTCgtcggcaagcgcaagctccACCTCTCGCCCCAgatcgacgacctcgagctcgccaccgACATCTACTCGCCCAACGGCACTACCTTCCGTATCCGTCCCGCCGACCTCGATGGCCACGTTGCCTGGCAGGTTGACCTCAACTCGCGTCTccccgccggctcgtcgttccgcctcgagcttggccacAACGGTAACGGTGACATTGACAAGGTCACCAACCCTTCGGGCGGTGCTGGTGTCTGCGTTCCCGACTACCCCATCTACACCAACGATGTCGCCGACACCCCGCTTGAGTGGGTTAAGCCTATTGGAACTGGTGTCGACGCCTGGCCGGTCGAGTTCACCACATACGGCTGGTCTAAGCAGTGCGCTCTCCTCGACCCCCTGACCGCCTGGTACCAAACCACGGCCAACCGCGACGCCTTTGCCCACGTCTCGCACACCTTTacccacctcgagctcaacAACGCCACCTACcacgacgctgctcgcgagATCCAGTTCAACCAGGCTTGGCTCGCCCAGACTGGtatcgccgccggccgcttCTCCCCCCACGGTCTCATCCCCCCTGCCATCACTGGCCTCCACAACGGTGATGTCATCAAGGCCTGGCTCGACAACGGCATCACTCATGTTGTCGGTGACAACacccgccccctcctccgcAACCCCAGCTCGGTCTACTGGCCTCTCATCTCCACTGTCGCGGCCAACGGCTACGAGGGCCTCGTCATCTCGCCCCGTTACGCCACCTTCATCTACTACAACTGCGACACGTTTGACTGTGACGTTGCCGAGTGGCATGCCCTCACCGGTGCCACTGGTACTTACCAGGACATGCTCAGGATCACCAAGACTGAGAACACCAACTACCTCTTCAACCTCCAGGCCGACCCCTACATGTTCCACCAGGCCAACATGCGTCTCATTGACGCCGCTACCTACACTGTGGGCCCCAAGACTGGCCGCATGTCCCTGGTCCAGCTCTGGGTCGAGACTGTTGCCCAGGAGCTCGCGCGTCTCACCAACTG